A region of Prochlorococcus marinus subsp. pastoris str. CCMP1986 DNA encodes the following proteins:
- a CDS encoding glycosyltransferase family 4 protein has protein sequence MKIAFFTETFLPKVDGIVTRLTKTIEFLTKNGDEVIVFCPEGCPDSYKGATIVGVAAMPLPLYPELKLGLPGPAVSDKLEEFKPDLVHVVNPAVLGLGGIWLAKTNNIPLIASYHTHLPKYLEHYGMGMLEPLLWELLKAAHNQALLNLCTSTAMVNELEDKGIQRTALWQRGVDTENFRPELRSEKMREKLFGKYQNTDSLLIYVGRLSAEKQIERIKPVLDNIPGACLALVGDGPYRGQLEKIFENTNTNFIGYLSGEELASAYASGDIFLFPSSTETLGLVLLEAMAAGCPVIGANKGGIPDIINNGINGCLYNPDEKDNGERSLIEATKKILADKNKKEAMRKEARKEAEQWDWNQATLQLQKYYAETLENIS, from the coding sequence GTGAAAATTGCATTCTTTACTGAAACTTTTCTACCTAAAGTTGACGGAATAGTCACAAGACTAACTAAGACCATCGAATTTTTAACAAAAAATGGTGATGAAGTTATAGTGTTTTGTCCTGAAGGATGTCCTGATTCTTATAAAGGAGCAACAATAGTAGGAGTTGCTGCAATGCCTCTACCTTTATATCCTGAATTAAAATTAGGCTTACCTGGCCCTGCAGTCTCTGATAAGTTAGAAGAATTCAAGCCAGACTTAGTACATGTAGTTAATCCCGCTGTACTTGGACTTGGAGGCATATGGCTAGCAAAAACAAATAATATTCCTCTAATTGCAAGTTACCATACACATCTTCCAAAATATCTTGAACACTACGGAATGGGAATGTTAGAACCCCTTTTATGGGAGTTGTTAAAAGCAGCTCATAATCAAGCCTTATTAAACCTTTGTACCTCAACTGCAATGGTTAATGAACTCGAAGATAAAGGAATACAGAGGACTGCTTTATGGCAAAGGGGTGTCGATACTGAAAACTTCAGACCAGAATTACGAAGCGAAAAAATGAGAGAAAAATTATTTGGAAAATATCAAAATACGGATTCACTTTTGATTTATGTAGGTAGATTATCAGCAGAAAAGCAAATTGAAAGAATTAAGCCTGTATTAGATAATATACCCGGAGCATGTCTCGCTCTAGTGGGAGATGGTCCCTACAGAGGGCAGTTGGAAAAGATTTTTGAAAACACAAACACAAATTTCATAGGTTATTTATCTGGTGAAGAACTAGCCAGTGCTTACGCATCCGGAGATATATTCTTATTCCCATCAAGCACAGAAACTCTTGGGTTAGTATTGTTAGAAGCAATGGCTGCAGGATGCCCAGTAATAGGGGCTAATAAAGGTGGTATCCCAGATATTATCAATAATGGAATAAATGGTTGTTTATATAACCCAGATGAAAAAGACAATGGAGAAAGAAGTTTAATTGAGGCTACTAAAAAAATCCTTGCAGATAAGAATAAAAAAGAAGCTATGAGAAAAGAAGCTAGGAAAGAAGCTGAACAATGGGACTGGAACCAAGCTACTCTTCAATTACAAAAATATTATGCAGAAACACTTGAAAACATTTCCTAA
- a CDS encoding NAD-dependent epimerase/dehydratase family protein → MKVIVLGGDGFCGWPCAVNLAEQNHEVIIVDNLSRRKIDIDLEVESLTPISSINERLSAWEETGGKPIKFINIDLSKQYQKLLNLLIEEKPDSIVHFAEQRAAPYSMKSSFTKRYTVDNNVNGTHNLLAAIVESNLDIHIVHLGTMGVYGYGSHRGATIPEGYLKVEVPQPDGSRFEEEILHPASPGSVYHMTKTLDQLLFLYYNKNDLIRITDLHQGIVWGTNTETTLKDPRLTNRFDYDGDYGTVLNRFLMQAAIGYPLTVHGTGGQTRAFIHIKDSVKCVQLALENPPKSGERVKIFNQMTESHQVGELAKKVASLTGAEINYLPNPRNEAVENDLIVDNKCFIELGLNPTTLDNGLLEEVVEVAKKYSLRCDKKRIPCISTWTKKQAKAIKTN, encoded by the coding sequence GTGAAAGTAATTGTTCTTGGCGGAGATGGTTTTTGCGGTTGGCCTTGTGCGGTGAATTTAGCGGAACAAAATCATGAAGTAATTATAGTTGACAACCTAAGTCGCAGAAAAATAGATATTGATCTTGAAGTGGAATCGTTAACCCCAATTTCTTCCATAAATGAAAGACTTTCTGCATGGGAAGAGACTGGTGGAAAACCAATAAAATTTATTAATATTGATCTTTCGAAACAATATCAAAAATTACTAAACTTACTTATTGAGGAAAAACCTGATTCAATTGTACATTTTGCTGAACAAAGGGCTGCACCTTACTCAATGAAATCAAGTTTTACCAAAAGATATACAGTTGATAATAATGTGAATGGTACTCATAATTTACTTGCTGCAATTGTAGAAAGTAATTTAGATATTCATATTGTTCATTTAGGAACCATGGGGGTATATGGATATGGATCACATAGAGGCGCAACAATTCCTGAAGGTTATTTAAAAGTTGAAGTACCTCAACCAGATGGAAGTCGTTTTGAAGAAGAAATTCTTCATCCCGCCAGTCCTGGCAGCGTTTATCACATGACAAAGACATTAGATCAATTATTATTTCTTTATTACAACAAAAACGACTTGATTAGAATCACAGATTTACATCAAGGCATTGTTTGGGGCACAAATACAGAAACAACATTAAAAGATCCAAGATTGACAAATAGATTCGATTATGACGGCGATTACGGTACAGTTCTTAATAGATTTCTCATGCAAGCAGCGATCGGATATCCCCTTACTGTGCATGGAACAGGAGGACAGACAAGAGCTTTTATACATATTAAAGATTCAGTAAAATGCGTTCAACTAGCTCTAGAAAATCCTCCAAAATCTGGCGAACGAGTAAAAATTTTCAATCAAATGACAGAAAGTCACCAGGTTGGAGAATTAGCTAAAAAAGTTGCTTCTCTTACTGGAGCAGAAATCAATTATTTACCAAATCCTCGAAATGAAGCTGTCGAAAATGATTTAATAGTTGATAATAAATGTTTCATAGAATTGGGGCTTAATCCCACCACTCTTGATAATGGCTTATTAGAAGAAGTTGTTGAAGTAGCTAAAAAATACTCTTTGAGATGTGATAAAAAAAGAATTCCTTGTATTTCAACTTGGACGAAAAAACAGGCTAAAGCAATAAAAACTAATTAA
- the rpmI gene encoding 50S ribosomal protein L35 translates to MSKLKTRKSAAKRFKATATGKFTRRRAFHNHLLDHKSSKLKRHLKTKAVVDERDADNVKLMIPYA, encoded by the coding sequence ATGTCTAAACTTAAAACTCGTAAATCAGCAGCTAAAAGATTTAAAGCTACTGCTACGGGTAAATTTACTAGAAGAAGAGCTTTCCATAATCATTTATTAGATCACAAAAGCTCAAAATTGAAGAGACATCTTAAAACAAAAGCTGTTGTTGATGAAAGAGATGCTGATAATGTAAAATTAATGATTCCTTACGCTTAA
- a CDS encoding thiazole synthase: MKEDSCLQIGGKSFSSRLMVGTGKYTSSEVMLESLANTESEIVTVAVRRIQNNQNGENLLEKIDWKKFWMLPNTAGCTNSDEAIRIAILGRELAKLSGQEENNFVKLEVIPDKKYLLPDPIETLKAAEILINKDFIVLPYINADPILAKKLEEIGCSTVMPLGSPIGSGQGLLNLSNISIIIENSNIPVIIDAGIGVPSEASQAMELGADGVLINSAIALAKNPLKMAKAMNYGVKAGREAFLAGRIEKQKLANASSPEINISIK; this comes from the coding sequence ATGAAAGAAGATTCATGTTTACAAATTGGAGGTAAAAGCTTCTCAAGTAGGTTGATGGTTGGTACAGGAAAATATACGTCTTCGGAAGTCATGCTAGAGAGTTTAGCTAATACTGAATCTGAAATAGTGACTGTCGCAGTGAGAAGAATTCAAAATAATCAAAATGGAGAAAATTTACTGGAAAAAATTGACTGGAAAAAATTCTGGATGCTTCCTAATACTGCTGGTTGTACCAATTCAGACGAGGCAATAAGAATAGCAATTTTAGGAAGAGAACTTGCCAAATTATCAGGTCAAGAAGAAAATAATTTCGTCAAATTAGAAGTTATTCCTGACAAAAAATATTTATTACCTGATCCTATTGAAACCCTTAAAGCAGCTGAAATATTGATAAATAAAGATTTTATTGTTCTTCCATATATAAATGCTGATCCAATATTAGCAAAAAAGTTAGAGGAGATAGGTTGTTCGACTGTGATGCCATTAGGATCACCCATCGGCTCTGGTCAAGGCCTTTTAAATTTATCTAATATATCCATAATTATTGAAAATTCTAATATTCCAGTCATAATTGATGCCGGCATAGGTGTACCTAGTGAAGCTTCTCAGGCTATGGAACTTGGAGCAGATGGAGTTTTAATCAATAGTGCTATCGCATTAGCTAAAAACCCGTTAAAAATGGCTAAAGCGATGAATTATGGGGTAAAAGCAGGAAGAGAAGCTTTTTTAGCTGGAAGAATTGAAAAGCAGAAGTTAGCAAACGCTAGTTCACCTGAAATAAATATCTCAATAAAGTAA
- the rplT gene encoding 50S ribosomal protein L20 — protein sequence MARVKRGNIARKRRNKILNLAKGFRGGNKNLFRTANQRVMKALCNAYRDRRRRKRDFRRLWISRINASARINGTNYSRLINGMKNSEIIINRKMLAQLALSDPQCFEKIVSTVNN from the coding sequence ATGGCACGCGTTAAAAGAGGCAACATAGCCAGAAAAAGAAGAAACAAAATCTTAAACCTTGCTAAAGGTTTCAGAGGAGGAAACAAAAATCTTTTTAGAACAGCAAATCAAAGAGTAATGAAAGCTCTTTGCAACGCTTATAGAGATAGAAGAAGAAGAAAAAGAGATTTCAGAAGACTTTGGATCTCAAGAATAAATGCCTCGGCAAGAATTAATGGCACAAATTACAGCAGATTAATTAATGGGATGAAGAACTCTGAGATAATTATCAATAGAAAAATGCTTGCACAATTAGCTTTAAGCGATCCACAATGTTTTGAAAAAATAGTTTCTACCGTAAACAATTAA
- a CDS encoding tetratricopeptide repeat protein, producing MEISSFQSYLIILFIVLIIISIFVFRQFLRTRKEELNLVKFEQKGLNSLTKASELYEFGSIQIKKRLYTEASKTFLKAVESYDNEPDEAKAIIENALGFSYAAQNEFKKAIKHYNSAIKSLPEYTVALNNLASAQQRLLEYDLAYATYKKVLVIDPNNKTAIKKSKELEKRNNYTPFKGIKDKGF from the coding sequence ATGGAAATATCTTCCTTTCAATCCTATTTGATCATCCTTTTTATAGTACTTATAATAATCTCTATTTTTGTATTTCGACAATTTCTTAGGACAAGAAAGGAAGAATTAAATTTAGTAAAATTTGAGCAAAAAGGCCTTAATTCACTAACAAAAGCTTCTGAATTATATGAATTTGGCTCTATCCAAATTAAAAAAAGGTTATATACAGAGGCCTCTAAGACTTTTCTGAAAGCTGTTGAATCTTATGATAATGAACCAGACGAAGCAAAAGCCATTATTGAAAATGCTCTCGGTTTTTCTTATGCAGCACAAAATGAGTTTAAAAAAGCAATCAAGCACTATAACTCAGCTATAAAATCACTCCCTGAATATACAGTCGCTTTAAATAATCTGGCATCCGCACAACAACGATTGCTGGAATATGATTTGGCATATGCAACTTATAAGAAAGTTTTAGTAATAGATCCAAACAACAAAACAGCAATTAAAAAGAGCAAAGAACTTGAAAAAAGAAATAATTACACACCTTTCAAAGGAATAAAAGATAAAGGATTTTAA